One Hevea brasiliensis isolate MT/VB/25A 57/8 chromosome 6, ASM3005281v1, whole genome shotgun sequence genomic window, ACATGAACACCTTGCCTGGAGGTGGCACATCCTCAAAATATATCTGTAGGTCCTCTGTTTGCAAATTATCCAATCTCTCTCTAAACTACCAAACTCTTCTCCTTTTCCCCTCTCTATATCTCAACAAACTAGCTCATTCCGCAGAAGAATCCTAATCTCACCCAAACAAAAGCCAAACCAAACAGAAAACCGCACATTGTCGCAATCTCTCTCAATATTCACAAATAATATCACAGTGAATTAGGATACGCATTGATGTTGTAATTAGGAGTGAGATGGCTCACTCCTTAAGTCCATAAAAAGCTAAATCGAACCTTTTTCACGAAGATTGATTTTTAATCATTTTTTGAATAATAATTAAAGTAGATTGATTTTTAATCATTTTGTAAATAAACAATTAAAGTAGATGCATGGGTTAATGGTTGGAAAAACACGCGCTTAACTCCATTAAAATAGATCTCAAGGGCTAATGGTTGATTTGTAAGAGTGTTTAGTAcggcattaacaagagtaattattattttataatttttaacctTTTATTAATGTTATTTAGATACTTAAATAGATTAAATTAACTTTTTAGTATATTtataaagagtttaaattcatatgAGAATGAGTGTATTCactgttaaattaaatttttatatatagattcatgctttttatatatatactttaattaattctGTACATATctcgatataaatatttaatcaataaTAATCAAGTTCATTTTATATTAGTTGATATACTCTTAACATTTTCTTTCGTTAATATTTATACttttttaaaagattaaatattaattttaaatgatctaaattaataattagtttatttaaaaattaaaacttacaAGATTTTTTTACTTTTACTGAACATTCCGTAGTGCAATTAGCAAAacccttttgtattttttttttttccccaacgCCATGACAGTAGTAGGACAAGCCACCTTTTTATCCTAGCAAATGGTCCCATTTTAATTAAACAAAGGTTTTTGCCTAAGATAGCGTTGATGATGGTATGATCCAATCGTGTGCTTTTAAAGAAGCGAGTGATTTAAAAGCTGCCTCGTCTCTCTTCTTAATTAAAATCAAAGGATTTTCCTTCATGGTTTGCGTTTGGTTTTGGTGGCATCGAAGACTCCCTTGGATATATCCTGGTTGAAAAGTCAACCCGACCCCTTGGGACACGTGTTGGTCCGACATGAGATCATGGTACATAGAGTTTGTACTTCGCCATGACACGTACCCACCTCTATAACCTAAcacattataataatattattattaagtcCCAGGTGGTGGATACCACTTTTTTGGACCAACCACATGAGACTGTGGTGTCTAATGGGGCCTGGAAATTTTTTATTCTAATTTCTATAAGTTGAGATGTCTAGCCTAGCATATTAAAGTTTGGTTTAAAATCCTCTATATTCTTTTGAAAAAATTTACATACAAATTAaaagagagattttttttttctgtaattcAACAAGGTTTTGTAAAGAAGGATAAATGTTTCATCTTGTAAACAAGGATAAATGTTTCATCTTGTAAAAGAGCATCTTCTTAGGAGTTTCTTTGCTAATGCTTGCCAATGATGCACATGACAATGTTCTCTTGGGAGACAACCAAATCTTTCTTCTTTCATACACCAATGTTTTAAAACCTTCAATGGGTATATAAAGGAGTGGATCAAATGTGATCTGATCAATAACTCATCCTTTTTGGTTGGAAATTAAAAGGTAAGCTTCATATAAAGTGGGCCTTGATACTTGTCGCTGACTCCATGGTATGAAGGCATGATCTCTATGGGATATTGGGGTATTATTCTGAGTGTTTAACAACTAGGAGTCTGGGAGCAAGATAGACAGAAGCCAATTGGTCGGTGATGGGGACATTAAGCTTCACCATTTGGTTTCTGCACGCTGCTCCATTATCTCTTCTGTTTTAATTTACTCGACTATAGACACATTTTTAAAAGAATGTATTAAACTTAATTCATTTCAAAAGTTAACTCGTGTTAAGACTTATtactttaaatatataataaattcaaAGAAATAGTAAAATATTAGTGATAAAACCACCCCATCAAAGCGTCCAAGTACAAAATTGGTGAATATCTAACTACCCAATTGCAGAATAAATATATACGTGGTAACAATTGGCCGTACAAGTTACATTGCAAAGGAGAAAGACAttaaatttcttataattaactaaaaatatCTGAAACTAGACTCTCGTGTCACTCCTTTGATCGTTAGATTACAAATGTATATAGAGATTGAACCCAACTTTTTTACTTCTATTTGGATTTGGATACCTTAATCGAATGGACAACATTTGTGCCACGAAGCAAAGTCCAAAGGCTGTTTAAGCAAAGTTCTTATCATACCCAtgtgttaaaaaaatataattaataattggaCAAAGACTAAAGTCACATTTTGGATTAAAATAAAAGGGAATGTCTTTGTGGTTAGTGGGATTCGTATGTGTATATTAGTTGTATGAGAGAAAAGGTTATCAGAGATCACAGATagtaaaaaaaatacaaagataTGAAGGTGGGAAAAAGGCAGTATTTGGGAACTTGAACCTGTAGAATCTGCTCAAGCTTCAGCTCTATAGACTATTAGCTAGCTACCCCATCAAATTCATCAAAAGCCCATCTTTGTTTTAATTTTTCCAAAGCTGAATTCATTTTCATCACCATCCTTTTCAAGAGTTTTTTAGTTTTTTCATACTCTTACATTCCCACCATTTTTGCACACTGTAGCTACCAAAAACTCACATTTCAGACCCCTAAAGCTCTCATTTTTGCACCCTCTCCAAAATGAAGGTAAGCTTTAGTGCCTGTTgctgtgtgtgtgagagagatggTAAAGGGAATGGTTTCTGATCAGAATTTTCGTTTGGTTTAATTAATTGTTGCAGCTTTTCAGTTGGATGCAAAATAAGCTCAATGGCAATAGACAAGGGATGAATAGAAAACCAAATGCAGCTTCATCTACTCGTAAGATTTCCATTTTTCGCTCATAATCATTTGGCATTTGCTCATCTTGTCAATGAAATCGGTTTGCTATATCTCTTTTTCCGCTATTTTTAGTTCATTTTCATTCCACTTTAAATATGACTATTatcagaaataatatatatatatatatatatatatatacattttggTTTAGGATCCATAGTGCAAGGAATTCAATAGCTCTGTGGAATTTCACATTCAATTAAATCAATGAAAGTTGAATCTATTTTTCTTGTATTGATTTTCTCTAATGTGCAGATCATGTGAAACAAGTTTCTCGAGAGGAATTCAGTGATTGGCCTCATGGGTTGTTGGCAATTGGAACTTTTGGCAATAATGAAATAAGAACAGAAAATCTTGAAATCCAAGATGTTCAAgaaaataaccaacatgttgaagttgaagaagaagaagaatacccATCTTCCTCGGAGGATTTACAAGATTTCACACCTGAAGAGATAGGAAAACTACAGAAAGAATTGACAAAGCTCTTATCAAAAAAACCAACTTCTGATAAGGAAAAGGAAGTTGCTAAAACCCTCCCATTGGATAGATTTCTCAATTGTCCGTCAAGCTTGGAGGTTGACAGAAGAATCAGTAATACAGTCACTGGTGATGTGGATGATGATGAAGAAAACATTGAGAGAACAATTAGTGTAATTCTTGGTCGATGTAAGGACATTtgtgagaaaaataaaaagaaatcaattgGGAAAAAATCCATCTCTTTCCTTCTCAaggaggtttttgtttgcagagGTGGGTTTGCACCACAACCAAGTTTGAGGGATAGTCTTCAAGAATCAAGAATGGAAAAGGTACATCTACACACACAAGAACTAAAGCattcttcttttatttatttcctttatttttctatttgtATCCTCACAAGAAATTGCATGAGAACTGAAGTTTTGACATGATTTTTTGCCACAGCTTTTGAGGACATTGCTTCACAAGAAGATTAACCATCAAAATTCTTCCCAGGCGTCATCAAAGAAGAAATATCTTGAGGATAATAAACGGATATCAaataaggaaaatgaaaaagaagaaggaaagagGGAAAAGACTTGTGATGGAGGTAAATGGGTCAAGACAGATTCTGAATGTAAGTTCAAATTTGGTTCTTTTATGCATAGCCAGCTTGCTTGGTAATAACCAATTCTTAGCATTAATATTGGGTATTTTGGTTTCTGTTGCAGATATTGTTCTAGAGATTTAAATTTGTCTGCAAATTTTCAGGAAATTTATATCACAAGGTAAGagcattctttttctttttacacTGTATTTATATTTACCTTAATTATTTCAATTCTAACTTAATTAATCCTTGCAGATCATATCTGGATTTGAGAAGATCAAGAACCATACTTGAAGAATGCTAAACCATGCATCAATAATAACAGCTAAAATGTTACACTTCTCCTGATGGTGGCTTCCCCTTTTTTTTCATGGTTGCATCTGAGTAGATTCAGTGCAATACatgttatatataaattattgtcCAAAGATTTCTGTCAAAGGCTAGACATTCTCTACAATTTTTTGGTTCTATCTTATcaccccctcttttttttttttagttaagttTGCACTGTAatatattttaacttgaataatAAGACACATTTTCTCCATTAATTTGATTCTGATTAAAACTCAATTCGAAATCCATAATTTCCAGACAAATTAAGCAGTTCATTGGttatcaattcttgattaatccaTCAACCGTAATATCTATCATACCCAGTAAAGAATTCATAGGAGTAAACCAAAATGGCGGAGTTTGGTCCATGAAATGAAAGTTGAGACAAAGCCCATTATAAAAAGATCATCCAAGGACAATTCCAAATCCATTAAGCATAAATATACATCACCTCCAAGTTGAAGTTGCTTGAAGTTTAATCGTAACATGTTTTCTATTCTAGATATTGTTCTATAGATCTGAAATTGCCTGTAACTTCAAAAGAATTTATATTGAGTTCAGTTCAAATCATTGGTTTAGGATAATGTCAAATTTAGCTTCTATTGGGTATATGACCATTTCTAATTTAATCATCAACTCTGCATACTGAAACCTGGATTTAGGAAGTCAAATGCTTTGATATTAAGCTTTTTTTATCAATAATGCAACACTTTTCTTCCCCCTTTTCCATGGTTGCATCTGAGTCATATTATCAACTATAATTTGATGGTTGATCAATATGCACTACCAAAAGTTAGGCATTCTTTACATTTTTGTCCTGCTTTATTGCACTTTTTTGTTTGCTAAGTTTTATAttctaaatataatatttttttatatgcatataatattatttttttatcagaccctaatttgataataataataataataataataatgtttgataataataaaaataattcatcTTATTTTGTGTAACTCAGGTGACAAGaaagataataaataaaaatgtttaattggtaattaaagttataaaatatatattttattaatttaatattgaatcaaaattatatttatagactaaaaatttcattattttgaaacaaaaaaaaattaaatataaatatcaattaaatgaAACTCAAGTATTAACACATACATAATAGGAGGAAGGAAAacaatagaaataaaatatatttttttataattattattttactcttaattaaaaattaaaataaaaaataaatttaattactattttactctaaattatttaaaaaattaaaatgaaaaaatatattatatatgcaatttaatcaaataaagtataatttttttcttgattaccttattttctttttcatttagaggaaaaataataaaaataaaataatatttattttcctTTCCTCTATTACCTTCTCTTCATTTTCTAACAGTGAAAAATGGTAATCTCAATTTATTTTTCCTCCATTATTTTTTCTTTCATCTCTCTTGCACGTATCCAAACAGagcctaaaatatttatattaataattattaaattggcatatcttaataaatttatt contains:
- the LOC110665197 gene encoding protein NEGATIVE GRAVITROPIC RESPONSE OF ROOTS — translated: MKLFSWMQNKLNGNRQGMNRKPNAASSTHHVKQVSREEFSDWPHGLLAIGTFGNNEIRTENLEIQDVQENNQHVEVEEEEEYPSSSEDLQDFTPEEIGKLQKELTKLLSKKPTSDKEKEVAKTLPLDRFLNCPSSLEVDRRISNTVTGDVDDDEENIERTISVILGRCKDICEKNKKKSIGKKSISFLLKEVFVCRGGFAPQPSLRDSLQESRMEKLLRTLLHKKINHQNSSQASSKKKYLEDNKRISNKENEKEEGKREKTCDGGKWVKTDSEYIVLEI